In Haliscomenobacter hydrossis DSM 1100, the DNA window GGCACCCCACTTAATGGATTTGTTGATGATGATGGTCCATTCTTTTTCATTGGGAATGGTAAACAGCGCGTATTTGCCTTTGGGAACGGGCTTTCCCTGCACCATTACGTCTTCCGAAAATTCTATCGAAGTACTTTCGTTGGCTCCGGTACGCCATACTTGTCCGTAAGGAACCAGTTTCCCCCAAATCTCCCGACCCTTTACGGAAGGCTGGCCGTAGCTGATGGTAATTTTTTTGCCTTTTACCGTTGCAGTAGCTTCGGCAGGTGGGCTTACCCGTGGCTTATCTTGCGCTTGAGCAGCTGTAAAGCCAAGAATCGATAAACTGAGCAATAAGAAAATTTTTTTCATGATGAAAGTTCTTTTACGTGAATTAAGCACTAACGCACCAAAGTTACGTGAAGTCTTTCGGAATAAGTTTTCAAAATTGGATCAAGTTTGTTCAAGTTGATGGTTTGCAGTACAAACAAGGTTTAATCGTGATTACGCCTCGCCGCGTAAAAAATACTTGGAGTAATAGCGCACACCTCCCTGGCTCTGCTCAGGACTTGATGTTCCACCACCCAGATCAACCAATAGTGAATTTAAGATTCGGTAAGGCTCGGTGACCGGTAAATATGGTGAGTGAGCTTTGGCAAATGCTTCTTCAGGAAGTACATCAATGCGTTGAGGGACTCTGTTGAAATGGGCCAGATAACGCCTGGCCGGTTCTTCCGGTAATACCATCCAAATTCCTGCTCTACCCTTGGGCCATACTCCTTGGGTATACTGAGGATTGAGTCGCTTAATTTTCCCTATAGTTAGACGACAAATCCTGGATACATCCTGGAAAGAGCTGACCTCACGTACTTCAATGCGGGTGGTACCTCCACTCAAAGCATCGGGCACCACGGGGGTAATTTGAAAATCCTGGAAATGATGAGAAATATAGGCAGCAGCATAAAACTTGGCCAGGTACTGCTGGGTTTGAACGGGCAAATGTTTGCGCACGAGGGCGAAATCCGTAGATCGTGCCCGCTGAATTGCGTTACGCATTCGACCTGAGCCACAATTGTAGGCACCTAACACCAATTCCCAATTTCCAAATTCTGCGTACAATTCTTTGAGGTACATGACCGCAGCGGCTGTTGCTGCCTCGGGATCGCGTCGTTCATCGCGCCAACTTTCGATGTGCAGGCCAAAATTCCGTGCCGTTGCGGGCATGAACTGCCATAAACCAGCGGCACCACTTGCCGATACTACATCGGTGCGTAATTCAGATTCTACCATCGAAAGGTATTTCAATTCCAAAGGCATGTTTTGGGCGCTGAGGTGGCGCTCATAAATGGGAAAGTAATAAAGCCCTCGGCCAAGCATGGCGGCAGTGTGGACTTTGCCTGTAACCGTGTACATGTTTACATACTCCCGGGAATGGGTGGTAGAATGTGCTAATGTGGGAAGATCTTCACGTTGAAAAACGGTCACTTGTAAGGGATGTACCCTTAAAAAATCGTGATCCGCATTGGCTTGAATGGTACCGGTAAAACCAATGGCCATGTAGGGTAACAGGAGAAGTGTGTACACTCCTCGGGGACTGATGGTGTTCATGGGAATGAATTTGCTGGATTGTTAAAATATGTTCAGTGTGCTAGGAATAAAATTGGCGGAATCGCCACAGGTAAGTAAATAGACCAGTATCTAAAAGCTGGATTAAAAGTAGGATATTTATTCGAGAACTAAAACACTTGTATTCAGTGAATTAGGAAAAAGTTTTCCACATGATTCTTTGTGCAAAGAGAAAAGTGCTTGTGATCTGTGATTTATGTAAGTCGAAATAAGTTAATTTA includes these proteins:
- a CDS encoding DUF2911 domain-containing protein; protein product: MKKIFLLLSLSILGFTAAQAQDKPRVSPPAEATATVKGKKITISYGQPSVKGREIWGKLVPYGQVWRTGANESTSIEFSEDVMVQGKPVPKGKYALFTIPNEKEWTIIINKSIKWGAYTYKEDEDVLRVMAPVKKAKAFTEQMAFAVSKKGVVSLMWENVQVDFKVK
- a CDS encoding lytic transglycosylase domain-containing protein; this translates as MNTISPRGVYTLLLLPYMAIGFTGTIQANADHDFLRVHPLQVTVFQREDLPTLAHSTTHSREYVNMYTVTGKVHTAAMLGRGLYYFPIYERHLSAQNMPLELKYLSMVESELRTDVVSASGAAGLWQFMPATARNFGLHIESWRDERRDPEAATAAAVMYLKELYAEFGNWELVLGAYNCGSGRMRNAIQRARSTDFALVRKHLPVQTQQYLAKFYAAAYISHHFQDFQITPVVPDALSGGTTRIEVREVSSFQDVSRICRLTIGKIKRLNPQYTQGVWPKGRAGIWMVLPEEPARRYLAHFNRVPQRIDVLPEEAFAKAHSPYLPVTEPYRILNSLLVDLGGGTSSPEQSQGGVRYYSKYFLRGEA